Proteins encoded in a region of the Streptomyces sp. NBC_00258 genome:
- a CDS encoding 2-oxo acid dehydrogenase subunit E2 gives MFSRGIEQTALCAVLRHARAHGARAVRASCRTTPKNTEVKDFYPRNGFVRVADDDTTATCRSDGTTMTYEHGRCPRDDAGVRRCPGSPAAARAAGHPRPPCRDGRVVVAPVLPPGPTFGHRVIGGAEAADVLAEIKEGLESFKESGVPGA, from the coding sequence GTGTTCTCCCGAGGCATCGAGCAGACCGCGCTCTGTGCCGTGCTGCGACACGCCCGCGCACACGGCGCCCGGGCGGTGCGCGCGAGTTGCCGGACCACACCGAAGAACACCGAGGTCAAGGACTTCTACCCGAGGAACGGCTTCGTCCGGGTCGCCGACGACGACACGACAGCCACCTGCCGGAGCGACGGCACGACCATGACGTACGAGCACGGCCGGTGCCCGCGCGACGATGCCGGAGTTCGCCGGTGTCCGGGCTCTCCAGCGGCTGCCCGGGCCGCTGGTCACCCTCGCCCACCGTGCCGTGACGGGAGGGTCGTCGTCGCTCCGGTGCTGCCGCCGGGCCCCACGTTCGGCCACCGTGTGATCGGCGGGGCCGAGGCGGCGGACGTGCTCGCGGAGATCAAGGAGGGCCTGGAGTCCTTCAAGGAAAGCGGGGTCCCGGGGGCCTGA
- a CDS encoding 6-phospho-beta-glucosidase — MKLTILGGGGFRVPLVYGALLGDRGEGRVTDVVLHDLDAGRLSAVARVLAEQAADVADAPTVTATTDLDEALRGADFIFSAIRVGGLEGRAADERVALDQGVLGQETVGAGGIAYGLRTVPVAVDIARRVARLAPDAWLINFTNPAGLVTEAMSRHLGDRVIGICDSPVGLGRRIARVLGANPREAWIDYVGLNHLGWVRGLHVAGRDELPRLLADPDLLGSFEEGKLFGTEWLQSLGAIPNEYLHYYYFNREAVRAYSEAEKTRGAFLRDQQEHFYEEMKRPDASALTAWDRTRAEREATYMSENRETAGAGERDADDLSGGYEKVALALMRAIARDERTTLILNVRNQGTLSVLDADAVIEVPCLVDANGAHPVAVAPLPDHATGLVCAVKAVEREVLAAAESSSRATAVKAFALHPLVDSVNVARRLVDGYTGAHPGLAYLE, encoded by the coding sequence GTGAAGCTGACGATTCTGGGCGGCGGCGGATTCCGCGTGCCGCTCGTGTACGGGGCGCTCCTCGGGGACCGCGGCGAGGGCCGCGTCACCGACGTCGTGCTGCACGACCTGGACGCGGGACGGCTCTCCGCCGTCGCCCGCGTCCTCGCCGAGCAGGCGGCGGACGTCGCCGACGCACCGACCGTGACCGCCACCACCGACCTCGACGAAGCACTGCGCGGCGCCGACTTCATCTTCTCCGCGATCCGCGTCGGCGGCCTCGAAGGCCGCGCGGCCGACGAGCGCGTCGCCCTCGACCAGGGCGTCCTCGGACAGGAGACGGTCGGCGCCGGCGGCATCGCGTACGGGCTGCGCACGGTGCCCGTCGCCGTGGACATCGCCCGGCGCGTGGCCCGGCTCGCGCCCGACGCCTGGCTCATCAACTTCACCAACCCGGCAGGGCTCGTCACCGAGGCCATGTCCCGCCACCTCGGCGACCGCGTCATCGGCATCTGCGACTCGCCGGTCGGCCTCGGCCGCCGTATCGCCCGTGTGCTCGGCGCCAACCCGCGCGAGGCCTGGATCGACTACGTCGGCCTCAACCACCTCGGCTGGGTCCGCGGCCTGCACGTCGCCGGACGCGACGAACTCCCGCGGCTGCTCGCCGACCCGGACCTCCTCGGGTCCTTCGAGGAGGGCAAGCTCTTCGGTACCGAGTGGCTCCAGTCGCTCGGCGCCATCCCGAACGAGTACCTGCACTACTACTACTTCAACCGGGAAGCGGTCCGCGCCTACAGCGAGGCCGAGAAGACCCGCGGCGCGTTCCTCCGCGACCAGCAGGAGCACTTCTACGAGGAGATGAAGCGGCCCGACGCTTCCGCCCTCACCGCCTGGGACCGTACGCGCGCCGAGCGCGAGGCCACGTACATGTCGGAGAACCGGGAGACGGCCGGCGCGGGCGAGCGTGACGCCGACGACCTGTCCGGCGGCTACGAGAAGGTGGCGCTCGCCCTGATGCGGGCCATCGCCCGCGACGAGCGCACCACGCTGATCCTCAACGTCCGCAACCAGGGCACCCTCTCGGTGCTCGACGCGGACGCCGTCATCGAGGTGCCCTGCCTCGTCGACGCCAACGGCGCCCACCCCGTCGCCGTCGCCCCGCTTCCGGACCACGCGACTGGCCTCGTCTGCGCGGTCAAGGCCGTGGAGCGCGAGGTGCTCGCCGCCGCCGAGTCGAGTTCCCGCGCGACGGCCGTGAAGGCCTTCGCCCTGCACCCGCTCGTCGATTCCGTGAACGTCGCCCGCAGGCTGGTCGACGGCTACACCGGGGCCCATCCCGGCTTGGCGTACCTTGAGTAA
- a CDS encoding sulfotransferase family protein: MRDPRMSAIGKGLRRRGRLMAQAVSPPRRNLDAMPTPRTDGDSYTAPPAPRLVDSPVFVLSSVRSGSTLLRVLLNSHSRIRAPHEMHLRTLHISLSRDFTADAMRALELDKDELEHVLWDRVLHLELARSGKQIIVDKTPPNTLMWPRLHRCWPNARYIVLLRHPGAVVASLTDRRTDPDHEQIRAEVLDYSEKLDEARRTLDAHVMTYEELTAHPERTTRGLCEYLGVPWESTMLDYGEKDHGDFRPQLGDWSPTIRSGRIQQARPADPTAQLPPRLAELAKAWGYPVD, from the coding sequence GTGCGAGACCCGCGAATGTCCGCGATCGGCAAAGGGCTGAGGCGCAGGGGAAGGCTGATGGCACAGGCGGTGAGCCCGCCGCGCCGGAACCTCGACGCCATGCCCACGCCCAGGACCGACGGGGACTCGTACACCGCGCCGCCCGCCCCGCGGCTGGTGGACTCGCCGGTCTTCGTCCTCTCCTCCGTGCGCTCGGGCTCGACACTCCTGAGGGTTCTGCTGAACAGCCACAGCAGGATCCGCGCGCCGCACGAGATGCATCTGCGCACCCTGCACATCAGCCTGTCGCGCGACTTCACCGCCGACGCCATGCGGGCACTCGAACTCGACAAGGACGAGCTGGAGCATGTGCTGTGGGACCGGGTGCTGCACCTGGAACTCGCCCGCAGTGGCAAGCAGATCATCGTCGACAAGACCCCGCCGAACACCCTCATGTGGCCACGCCTGCACCGATGTTGGCCGAACGCCCGCTACATCGTGCTGCTCCGCCACCCAGGCGCTGTCGTCGCCTCGCTCACCGACCGCCGCACCGACCCGGACCACGAACAGATCCGCGCCGAGGTCCTCGACTACAGCGAGAAGCTGGACGAGGCCCGCCGCACCCTCGACGCCCACGTGATGACGTACGAGGAACTCACCGCCCACCCGGAGCGGACCACCCGCGGCCTGTGCGAGTACCTCGGCGTTCCCTGGGAGAGCACGATGCTCGACTACGGCGAGAAGGACCACGGCGACTTCCGCCCGCAGCTCGGCGACTGGAGCCCCACGATCAGGTCGGGCCGTATCCAGCAGGCCCGCCCGGCCGACCCGACGGCCCAACTACCGCCGCGACTGGCCGAGTTGGCAAAAGCGTGGGGGTACCCGGTCGACTGA
- a CDS encoding metallophosphoesterase family protein: MTTADRPGRLLAISDLHIGYAENRALVEQMRPETDDDWLLVAGDVAETVADIRWALETLAGRFRKVIWAPGNHELWTHPKDTVTLRGVARYEHLVEVCRELGVTTPEDPYPVWEGPGGPVAVAPLFLLYDYSFLPAGSATKEEGLTYAHGTGVVCTDEHFLHPDPYPSREAWCRARVEETERRLAEIPVGLPTVLVNHYPLDRHPTEVLWYPEFAMWCGTRLTADWHRTYRVAAMVYGHLHIPRTTWLDGVRFEEVSVGYPREWRKRSEPPGKLRRILPMEVGPGDRGAAPGVGRGRGGAR; the protein is encoded by the coding sequence GTGACGACGGCTGACCGTCCGGGCCGGCTGCTGGCCATCAGCGACCTGCACATCGGATACGCCGAGAACCGCGCCCTCGTCGAGCAGATGCGCCCCGAGACCGACGACGACTGGCTCCTGGTGGCCGGCGACGTCGCGGAGACGGTGGCCGACATCCGCTGGGCCCTCGAAACGCTCGCCGGCCGCTTCCGCAAGGTCATCTGGGCACCCGGCAACCACGAGCTGTGGACCCACCCCAAGGACACCGTCACCCTGCGAGGCGTGGCCCGCTACGAGCACCTCGTGGAGGTCTGCCGCGAGCTGGGAGTGACGACCCCGGAAGACCCGTACCCCGTGTGGGAGGGCCCAGGCGGACCGGTCGCCGTCGCGCCGCTCTTCCTCCTCTACGACTACTCGTTCCTGCCCGCGGGCAGCGCGACCAAGGAAGAGGGGCTCACGTACGCGCACGGGACCGGCGTCGTCTGCACGGACGAGCACTTCCTGCACCCCGACCCGTACCCGAGCCGTGAGGCCTGGTGCCGGGCCCGGGTGGAGGAGACCGAGCGCAGGCTCGCGGAGATCCCCGTCGGCCTGCCGACGGTCCTGGTCAACCACTACCCGCTCGACCGCCACCCGACAGAGGTCCTCTGGTACCCGGAGTTCGCCATGTGGTGCGGCACCCGGCTCACCGCGGACTGGCACCGCACGTACCGCGTCGCGGCCATGGTCTACGGGCACCTGCACATTCCCCGCACCACCTGGCTCGACGGCGTCCGCTTCGAAGAGGTGTCGGTGGGTTACCCCCGCGAGTGGCGCAAGCGCTCGGAACCGCCGGGCAAGCTGCGCCGCATTCTGCCGATGGAGGTCGGACCCGGTGATCGAGGAGCTGCTCCCGGAGTCGGTCGTGGCCGTGGAGGCGCACGGTGA
- a CDS encoding alpha-mannosidase, translating into MHDERRRIEERVQRVHDQRIKTAIYAASVPFEVEAWQAPGEPVPFEEAASASYEPFAMDTPWGPPWGTTWFRMRGQVPAEWAGKRVEAVIDLGFIGDWPGNQAEALVHLTDGTPLKAVNPLNQYVAIANPAVGGERIDYLVEAASNPDILADNFSKITPMGDKLTAGDKPIYTFQRADIAVLDEEVWHLDLDVQVLRELMLELGEHDPRRHEIMHTLDRALDLLDLDDVSGTAADVRAALKPALSKPANASAHIVSGVGHAHIDSAWLWPIRETKRKTSRTFSNVTSLADEYDDFIFACSQAQQYEWVRDNYPKVWARIQESVKKGQWAPVGGMWVEADGNLPGGEAVARQLIHGKRFFIEHFGVETKGVWLPDSFGYTAAYPQLAKLAGNEWFLTQKISWNQTNKFPHHTFWWEGIDGTRIFTHFPPVDTYNARFSGEEMARATRNYQEKGAATRSLAPFGWGDGGGGPTREIMERARRLADLEGSPKVVVEHPDDFFAKAREEYPDAPVWVGELYLELHRATYTSQARTKQGNRRSEHKLREAELWATTAALHAPGYAYPHEKLDRLWKTVLLHQFHDILPGSSIAWVHREAEAEYARVAKEVEELTAEAVTALGTGGTRVFNTSPVERREVVRTADGTLAHTVVPANGSAPLGAGEGPAPVTVAGRVLDNGIVRVEVAEDGTLASVRDLRAGGREVLADTGNLLRLHTDLPNYWDAWDVDKHYKNRYTDLLDAESVTVVEEDPLLGAIRVERAFGKGSRITQTISLRAGSPRIDFETDIDWHEAEKFLKAGFPVDVRAAHSSAEIAFGHIQRPTHTNTSWESARFEVSGHRWVHIGEPGYGVAVINDSTYGHDVTRTVREDGGTTTTVHLSLVRAPRIPDPEADQGKHRFTYALLPGATIEDAVAEGYSLNLPLRVADSAGTPQPVVSVEGGGGVTIESVKLADDASGDVVVRVYESLGGRAQGTLRTGFPLAGAQLTDLLERPLTTADTDGDSVSVTLRPFEIQTLRLAVGNK; encoded by the coding sequence ATGCACGACGAACGCCGCCGGATCGAAGAGCGCGTCCAGCGCGTCCACGACCAGCGCATCAAGACCGCGATCTACGCCGCCTCCGTACCCTTCGAGGTCGAGGCCTGGCAGGCACCGGGCGAGCCCGTCCCCTTCGAGGAGGCCGCGTCCGCCTCGTACGAGCCCTTCGCGATGGACACCCCCTGGGGCCCGCCCTGGGGCACCACCTGGTTCCGGATGCGCGGCCAGGTGCCCGCCGAGTGGGCCGGCAAGCGCGTCGAGGCCGTCATCGACCTCGGCTTCATCGGCGACTGGCCGGGCAACCAGGCCGAGGCGCTCGTCCACCTCACGGACGGCACTCCGCTGAAGGCGGTCAACCCGCTCAACCAGTACGTGGCGATCGCCAACCCCGCCGTCGGCGGCGAGCGGATCGACTACCTGGTCGAGGCGGCCTCCAACCCGGACATCCTCGCCGACAACTTCTCCAAGATCACGCCCATGGGCGACAAGCTCACCGCGGGCGACAAGCCGATCTACACCTTCCAGCGCGCCGACATCGCCGTCCTCGACGAGGAGGTCTGGCACCTCGACCTCGACGTCCAGGTGCTGCGCGAACTGATGCTGGAGCTGGGCGAGCACGACCCGCGCCGGCACGAGATCATGCACACCCTGGACCGGGCCCTGGACCTGCTGGACCTCGACGACGTCTCCGGCACGGCGGCGGACGTACGGGCCGCGCTGAAGCCCGCGCTGTCCAAGCCCGCCAACGCCAGCGCCCACATCGTCTCCGGCGTCGGCCACGCGCACATCGACTCCGCCTGGCTCTGGCCCATCCGCGAGACCAAGCGCAAGACGTCCCGCACCTTCTCGAACGTCACCTCGCTCGCCGACGAGTACGACGACTTCATCTTCGCCTGCTCGCAGGCCCAGCAGTACGAGTGGGTGCGCGACAACTACCCGAAGGTCTGGGCCCGCATCCAGGAGTCCGTCAAGAAGGGCCAGTGGGCGCCGGTCGGCGGCATGTGGGTCGAGGCCGACGGCAACCTGCCCGGCGGCGAGGCCGTCGCCCGCCAGCTCATCCACGGCAAGCGCTTCTTCATCGAGCACTTCGGCGTCGAGACCAAGGGCGTCTGGCTGCCGGACTCCTTCGGCTACACCGCGGCCTACCCGCAGCTCGCCAAGCTGGCGGGCAACGAGTGGTTCCTGACCCAGAAGATCTCCTGGAACCAGACCAACAAGTTCCCCCACCACACCTTCTGGTGGGAGGGCATCGACGGCACGCGGATCTTCACCCACTTCCCGCCCGTCGACACCTACAACGCCCGCTTCAGCGGCGAGGAGATGGCCCGCGCGACGCGCAACTACCAGGAGAAGGGTGCCGCGACGCGTTCGCTGGCTCCCTTCGGCTGGGGCGACGGCGGCGGTGGCCCCACACGCGAGATCATGGAACGGGCGCGCAGGCTCGCCGACCTGGAAGGCTCCCCGAAGGTCGTCGTCGAGCACCCGGACGACTTCTTCGCCAAGGCCCGCGAGGAGTACCCGGACGCCCCGGTCTGGGTCGGCGAGCTCTACCTGGAGCTGCACCGCGCCACCTACACCTCGCAGGCCCGCACCAAGCAGGGCAACCGCCGCAGCGAACACAAGCTCCGCGAGGCCGAGCTGTGGGCCACGACCGCCGCGCTCCACGCGCCCGGCTACGCCTACCCGCACGAGAAGCTCGACCGGCTCTGGAAGACGGTCCTGCTCCACCAGTTCCACGACATCCTGCCCGGATCGTCGATCGCCTGGGTGCACCGCGAGGCGGAGGCCGAGTACGCGCGCGTCGCCAAGGAGGTCGAGGAGCTCACGGCCGAGGCGGTCACCGCCCTCGGCACGGGCGGCACCCGCGTCTTCAACACGAGCCCGGTCGAGCGCCGGGAGGTCGTACGGACCGCCGACGGCACCCTGGCCCACACCGTCGTCCCGGCGAACGGCAGCGCACCCCTCGGTGCCGGTGAGGGGCCCGCGCCGGTGACGGTCGCCGGACGCGTCCTCGACAACGGCATCGTCCGCGTCGAGGTGGCCGAGGACGGCACCCTGGCCTCCGTACGCGACCTGCGCGCCGGCGGCCGTGAGGTCCTCGCCGACACGGGCAACCTGCTCCGGCTGCACACGGACCTCCCCAACTACTGGGACGCGTGGGACGTCGACAAGCACTACAAGAACCGCTACACGGACCTGCTGGACGCGGAGTCGGTGACCGTGGTCGAGGAGGACCCGCTGCTGGGCGCGATCCGCGTGGAGCGCGCCTTCGGCAAGGGCTCGCGCATCACCCAGACGATCAGCCTCCGGGCCGGCAGCCCGCGTATCGACTTCGAGACGGACATCGACTGGCACGAGGCCGAGAAGTTCCTCAAGGCAGGCTTCCCGGTGGACGTCCGGGCGGCCCACTCGTCCGCCGAGATCGCGTTCGGCCACATCCAGCGGCCCACGCACACCAACACCAGCTGGGAGTCGGCCCGCTTCGAGGTCTCCGGCCACCGCTGGGTCCACATCGGCGAACCCGGCTACGGCGTCGCGGTCATCAACGACTCCACCTACGGCCACGACGTCACCCGCACGGTCCGCGAGGACGGCGGCACGACCACCACGGTCCACCTCAGCCTGGTCCGCGCCCCGCGCATCCCGGACCCGGAGGCCGACCAGGGCAAGCACCGCTTCACGTACGCGCTGCTGCCCGGCGCGACCATCGAGGACGCGGTCGCCGAGGGCTACTCGCTCAACCTGCCGCTGCGGGTGGCGGACTCGGCGGGCACCCCCCAGCCGGTGGTGTCCGTGGAGGGCGGGGGCGGCGTGACCATCGAGTCGGTCAAGCTCGCCGACGACGCCTCCGGCGATGTCGTCGTACGCGTCTACGAGTCCCTCGGCGGCCGTGCACAGGGCACCCTGCGCACGGGCTTCCCGCTTGCGGGCGCCCAGCTCACGGACCTCCTGGAACGCCCGCTGACCACGGCGGACACGGACGGCGACAGTGTGTCCGTCACCCTGCGGCCCTTCGAGATCCAGACGCTGCGACTGGCTGTGGGGAACAAGTGA
- a CDS encoding 4'-phosphopantetheinyl transferase family protein, which translates to MIEELLPESVVAVEAHGDERPGGTTPYPELYPEEQALIARAVEKRRREFTVVRGCARHAMEKLGVPPQAVLPGERGAPQWPAGLIGSMTHCEGYAAAALARATDLASLGIDAEPHLPLPDNVLASVALPDEDRRLRGLAGQHPGVHWDRLLFSAKESVYKAWFPLTGKWLDFTEADIDVLMDPGHTTSGGFRARLLVPGPVVDGRRIGHFDGRWTVRRGLVATSVTVPHAQD; encoded by the coding sequence GTGATCGAGGAGCTGCTCCCGGAGTCGGTCGTGGCCGTGGAGGCGCACGGTGACGAGCGGCCCGGCGGCACGACGCCGTACCCCGAGCTCTATCCCGAGGAACAGGCGCTGATCGCACGCGCCGTCGAGAAGCGGCGCCGCGAGTTCACCGTCGTACGCGGCTGTGCCCGGCACGCCATGGAGAAGCTCGGTGTGCCCCCGCAGGCCGTGCTGCCCGGTGAGCGGGGAGCCCCGCAGTGGCCCGCCGGGCTGATCGGCAGCATGACGCACTGCGAGGGCTATGCCGCCGCGGCGCTGGCCCGCGCCACCGACCTGGCCTCGCTCGGCATCGACGCGGAGCCCCATCTGCCGCTCCCGGACAACGTGCTTGCGTCCGTGGCGCTGCCCGACGAGGACCGGCGGCTGCGCGGCCTCGCCGGGCAGCACCCCGGCGTCCACTGGGACCGGCTCCTGTTCAGCGCCAAGGAGTCGGTCTACAAGGCGTGGTTCCCCCTCACCGGGAAGTGGCTCGACTTCACCGAGGCGGACATCGACGTCCTCATGGATCCCGGACACACCACGTCAGGTGGCTTCCGTGCCCGGCTCCTCGTGCCCGGGCCGGTGGTCGACGGCCGTCGCATCGGACACTTCGACGGGCGCTGGACCGTACGCCGGGGACTCGTGGCGACCTCGGTGACCGTGCCGCACGCGCAGGACTGA
- a CDS encoding ATP-grasp domain-containing protein: MVSRVRVWLNRTYAENVFFMDQLRRNPCGRAVEIHATHGDPDSPILAAADVAALEPEGLSPAAYVEYALDQCARHSIDVFVPVLHQATLVEHREEFAAVGTALLAPPAEAVHTFQDKVIAYEAVEKLGIPAPPWWRVRTAEELVTAVDALEADGYKACFKPASGAGGVGFRIITRTPFSLMHLNGFPSPYVPLDMVVEALEQADEPVDWLVMPRLEQPEVSVDCLTGPDGRVRMAVGRTKNGRRRGFTLDPRWIEPSRLLAESFGLHYLTNIQFRMLGDEPVLMDVNTRPAGGLHQLSQCSINAPWAAVRLALGEEPGDIVPPFLGQDYTVVAGPRAVRPVSLPHQQRTDLDVAASAPESVVSAQTAQTAQVAPAPQSAQTTQAAQTSDSPLTV, translated from the coding sequence ATGGTCTCTCGCGTACGCGTCTGGCTCAACCGCACGTACGCGGAGAACGTGTTCTTCATGGATCAGCTACGGCGAAATCCGTGCGGCCGGGCCGTCGAGATCCACGCGACCCACGGCGACCCCGACTCCCCCATCCTCGCCGCGGCCGACGTCGCCGCGCTGGAGCCGGAGGGGCTGTCCCCGGCGGCATACGTCGAGTACGCGCTCGACCAGTGCGCCCGGCACTCCATCGACGTGTTCGTGCCGGTCCTGCACCAGGCGACCCTCGTCGAGCACCGCGAGGAGTTCGCCGCGGTCGGTACGGCGCTGCTCGCGCCGCCCGCGGAGGCCGTGCACACCTTCCAGGACAAGGTGATCGCGTACGAGGCGGTCGAAAAGCTCGGCATCCCGGCACCGCCGTGGTGGCGGGTGCGGACCGCGGAGGAACTGGTCACGGCGGTCGACGCGCTGGAGGCCGACGGTTACAAGGCCTGCTTCAAGCCGGCCTCCGGGGCGGGCGGCGTCGGTTTCCGCATCATCACGCGGACCCCCTTCTCCCTGATGCACCTCAACGGCTTCCCCAGCCCGTACGTGCCGCTGGACATGGTCGTCGAGGCGCTGGAGCAGGCCGACGAGCCGGTGGACTGGCTGGTCATGCCGCGTCTGGAGCAGCCGGAGGTGTCCGTGGACTGCCTGACCGGTCCGGACGGACGGGTACGGATGGCCGTGGGCCGGACCAAGAACGGCCGGCGGCGCGGCTTCACGCTCGACCCCAGGTGGATCGAGCCGTCCCGGCTGCTCGCGGAGTCGTTCGGGCTGCACTATCTGACGAACATTCAGTTCCGGATGCTCGGCGACGAACCGGTCCTCATGGACGTGAACACGCGCCCGGCCGGCGGCCTGCACCAGCTCTCGCAGTGCAGCATCAACGCCCCTTGGGCCGCTGTGCGGTTGGCGCTCGGCGAGGAGCCCGGCGACATCGTCCCGCCGTTCCTCGGGCAGGACTACACGGTGGTCGCGGGACCGCGTGCGGTACGGCCCGTGTCGCTGCCGCACCAGCAGCGCACGGACCTGGACGTCGCCGCGTCTGCGCCCGAGTCCGTCGTGAGCGCCCAGACAGCGCAGACCGCGCAGGTGGCTCCGGCGCCCCAGTCGGCTCAGACGACCCAGGCCGCCCAGACCTCGGACAGTCCCCTGACCGTCTGA